A section of the Schistosoma haematobium chromosome ZW, whole genome shotgun sequence genome encodes:
- the METTL9_1 gene encoding Methyltransferase-like protein 9, variant 2 (EggNog:ENOG410V8CJ~COG:S) — protein sequence MSEYIRSPLIRLMYEKLDHQNKHSNSNHDHWYDYRAEYVDFELRDKFIKSKQDEETCEFLNNCYVKSDWLFTHFYHAIAKAVLTWFMTSTSINGLVGRGSMFVFSSAQFLRLLDVNDSFKSNSLLDLGAGNGNVTLKMAPYFKDVFVTEISPVMRWRLSKHGFT from the exons ATGAGTGAATATATTCGAAGTCCTCTGATAAGATTAATGTATGAAAAGTTGGATCATCAAAATAAACATTCGAACTCAAATCATGACCAT TGGTATGATTATCGCGCTGAATATGTAGATTTTGAACTTCGGgataagtttattaaatcaAAACAAGATGAAGAAACTTGCGAATTTTTAAACAATTGCTATGTCAAATCTGACTGGTTATTTACACACTTTTACCATGCTATTGCTAAAGCTGTTTTAACTTGGTTCATGACTTCAACTTCTATAAATGG TTTAGTTGGTCGTGGTTCTATGTTTGTTTTCTCATCAGCACAATTTCTTCGCTTACTTGATGTTAATGATAGCTTCAAGTCGAATTCTTTACTCGACTTAG gTGCCGGGAACGGCAATGTGACATTGAAAATGGCTCCTTACTTTAAAGATGTATTCGTCACAGAAATTTCTCCAGTTATGCGTTGGCGTTTAAGTAAACATGGCTTTACGTAA
- the METTL9_1 gene encoding Methyltransferase-like protein 9 (EggNog:ENOG410V8CJ~COG:S~BUSCO:EOG091G15HS) has product MSEYIRSPLIRLMYEKLDHQNKHSNSNHDHWYDYRAEYVDFELRDKFIKSKQDEETCEFLNNCYVKSDWLFTHFYHAIAKAVLTWFMTSTSINGLVGRGSMFVFSSAQFLRLLDVNDSFKSNSLLDLGAGNGNVTLKMAPYFKDVFVTEISPVMRWRLSKHGFTILDVDSWELMSEELNTPKVPSHFDVISCLNLLDRCTAPITLLKRISQALKPTTGILILGIVLPLKQYVETTHDQRPIEVLEIIDSELWEIQLSSLINNILIPANYHVLRWTRLPYLCEGDFSKSFYYLNEIILVLQYSISNNLNK; this is encoded by the exons ATGAGTGAATATATTCGAAGTCCTCTGATAAGATTAATGTATGAAAAGTTGGATCATCAAAATAAACATTCGAACTCAAATCATGACCAT TGGTATGATTATCGCGCTGAATATGTAGATTTTGAACTTCGGgataagtttattaaatcaAAACAAGATGAAGAAACTTGCGAATTTTTAAACAATTGCTATGTCAAATCTGACTGGTTATTTACACACTTTTACCATGCTATTGCTAAAGCTGTTTTAACTTGGTTCATGACTTCAACTTCTATAAATGG TTTAGTTGGTCGTGGTTCTATGTTTGTTTTCTCATCAGCACAATTTCTTCGCTTACTTGATGTTAATGATAGCTTCAAGTCGAATTCTTTACTCGACTTAG gTGCCGGGAACGGCAATGTGACATTGAAAATGGCTCCTTACTTTAAAGATGTATTCGTCACAGAAATTTCTCCAGTTATGCGTTGGCGTTTAAGTAAACATGGCTTTAC AATATTAGACGTTGATTCTTGGGAATTAATGAGCGAAGAATTGAATACACCCAAAGTTCCATCTCACTTTGATGTTATTAGTTGTTTAAATTTGTTAGATCGTTGTACAGCTCCAATTACCTTATTGAAACGAATTAGTCAAGCTTTGAAACCTACGACGGGAATTTTAATTCTTGGAATAGTTTTACCATTGAAACAATATGTTGAAA CGACTCATGATCAACGTCCTATTGAAGTACTTGAAATAATTGATAGTGAATTATGGGAAATACAATTATCTagtttaattaataatattctTATACCAGCTAATTATCATGTTTTACGTTGGACACGTTTACCATATTTATGTGAAGGTGATTTTTCTAAATCATtctattatttaaatgaaattatacttgttttacaatattcaatatctaataatttaaataaataa